GGGGAGGCTCTGTATCTGACCCAGGCTCCAGGAGGGTATCGCTTCTACCTGGTGGACAAAGAGCAGCCTCCTAAGGGTGAGTGACACAGGCCTTGTCTGTCTCTTAATTCTGCATGAAAAGGTGCTACCATTGTAGTTTGTCCTTTGCTCAATGGAGTCCAATTTTGACAATTAATAACTGTAATAATCTTATCACAATTatcaagtaaaaataccaaatatgaGTTTCTTACAGCTTCACAAATGCAAAGAGTTGATTGGTTTCATAGCttgataaatatatttattgtaatatcaattttattttatccagACAGATGGTCATTTCTCTGTAAATTTGTAAATTAAtaactgattattattatcaaaataattttaatcTGCAGTCCCAAAGAATGTGTTTGATTGAAAACTGATTAGATAAAATAACTGTATAGTTATTCTGTTTCTTAAACAACTCATATCACAGTTACTCTTCTTAAAGAAAGGCTTATTATCATCATCTCCTGAATAGGAATTTCAAATGAatataatgataacaataataaatttAATTATGGAACACTTCTTccaaaacacagttacaaatTGCTTTCCAGTAAAACAAggaataaattgaaaaaaaagtaatacgATAAATAATGTATAGAGCCATATTCTACATGTATAAAGCAGGACACAGAAAAATCTACGGAATACTAACCTCTTACCATTCTGCAGATTTTCTCAATCCACTCATTCCAGAGGTTTAAGCATTTTATAGTGTCCTTACCTCTGTTATTGATCACATGGTCAGTGAGCTTTAATAATCTGTCCCCAGACCCTGTGCAGAAGGTTTGTCTCGGAGTATCAGACCTCCAGAGATCGACACACTACTGGACGACACTTTTGGGAATGAAGGTGATGGAGAagaatgaggaaaagaaaacagtgctGATGggattcacagacacacaagtgagtcaagtttcaacaaaaaaaagtggcaGTGCCTCCTTTCCTTTCAGAATTTGctaaaaacagataaagacaATTTAGAGATTGTTATAATATatgtaatgtttgtattttgtatttcatattttatgttaaCGACTAGAGAATGCATTTTATAGTACATGTGCTCATTTCATTTATACCTATCTATAATATATGCAGTGCAAACTGGAGCTTCATGATATCAGTGGGACAGTGGATCATGCAACAGCATTTGGAAGGATAGCATTTTCATGCCCACGGGAGCAGGTAAAATATTACTTCATGGATAAATCCTAGTGTTTGTTAATATTGGAGAAACATTATCATCATTCATATAATACATACTATTTACATTCCTCAGCTGCCTGACCTTGAAGCCttaatgaaaaaggaaaatcagaAAATTCTCACTCCATTAGTCAGCCTGGACACTCCCGGAAAAGCCACAGTAGAAGTGGTTATTTTGGCTGACCCAGTAAGTgcaatacataaaaaatattcagtccTCATATGAAGGGAGTTTTAGTAAAAATGTTAACTACACAATGTTTGTTTTAGGACGGCCATGAGATTTGCTTTGTTGGAGATGAGGCTTTTAAGCAGCTGTCCATGGTGGATCCCAAAGGAAATGACTTACTTGATAAGGTTGGTGTTGCTTCATTTCACTTTCTACATTTACTATGCAACATGTGTTGTATATTCATTCTACCTGTGTTCCTTGTGCTTTTAAACCCAGGCCATGGCCGAAGATAAAAGTGATGAGTGGTTTGCCAAGCACAAGAGACAGAAAGCTGCTGCATGAGATGAAAAACATCGTGCACCACCCATCCGTCACCAGTTCATATGATGATGAGATGATGCACAAGGCACTTGTAGAGTAAATGCTCTTGTAATTTAACTCAAGTATCCATAGGCTGGTagtgtgtgatttattttccCCTGGAACATGTCATGAGCTGCTGTTACACTGACAGCACTTGCTCAATTTGGTGGATATTTTTCCAATAAATATTATTCCTATCAATAAAGGAGAGGGGTGGgctaaaacattaaattaatgcaacttttttttttttttaattaaggaAGGTATCAAAATGGCCTGGGGCAAAATTCTGCTGTTGGGTCTTTGTTGCCCCTGCAACAACCACCTTCTGTGCATTGTGTATGCACCACTTAGTACTCCTAATTCCTGGAGTAACTCTACCTGGAGATAAGGTTTTTGTTCACCAGttagtttgtggtaatttgattttaaaaaatgtgtttggaaaATTTTTCACAGGGCTAGATCATGACCCTTGTTGTTGATATTGTACTTAAGAACTGCAAACTCTATATATTTGCAGATAATCAAGTGACCAAAACCCAGTTACATGCAGTGTAGCTGGAGCTTTTAGAGGTCTGGGGCAGTTGGCTGGTTATCCTCCATCTTTTGTATTATATGCTATAAAACCTGAGTATCATACACTGAGACTTGTCCTATGTAAAAGTGCATAATGTCACTCATCTGCTcgcaataaaaacaaaacttttcagCTTAGTAAgacagtttgatttattttcttctgtgttttacacAATTGAGAATTTCCTTTGATGGAAGTGTGTGGACTGTACGTGAACTGCTGAATAATCATATATGTTTGAATGCAAAGTTAAAAAACAGTGTTTGCATAAGCAGTATGTGTGGAGGTGTTCCGGCTTTCTCTTCAGTCGCAGAGTCGCGGAGCGGAGCGGAGCCAGAGTGTTTACTCTGCTTGAGCAGAAAGCTAACTGTCATCTGAAACTGCTTCCTGCAGCGTAATGCGGTGCAACGAAAACCTAGTGCTTTGAATATGTTGGGGTGAGTGAGTTTGACGATTATTTGGAAGCTAAAGCGGTCGACAATTTGTTACAGTTACCAAAAACAACGCTAAGTTAGCTGTAGCGTTAGCATGCTACAATGCTAGCACAGATTTCCTACAGATTTTTGGATGACGCGGCGGCAAATATGTTTAACTATTTCATGCGTGGTTAAATTGGGTTAATGCTACCAACCCTTCTCAGCGAGTCACAGTTTTGACACTGGCAGTTAACAAGGAGTAAGTATATGTGAAGTTTTTAGACGCTGTTGGGGGATAAAGTTAAGCTACGTGCTATTTCATGTTCGGTATGTAATTACACTGTAGTTAATTAGCAATGTTAGCACTCTGAGGCTAGCTGTTACCACTAGCCGAGAAACACACGAAAACAACTACCGTTTATGAATTTGCAATGCAAATGTTGCCTCAGACAGTTACAATGATAGACATGTTATTGTTTGCAAGCAGCCGGCCAGTTACACAGCCAGAAGCATCTGAATGTAAGGTGCGTTAAGCTGAAGTAGCTGaatgtcttcctctctgacagCAGTTGACACAGAAGCAGCCAGACCCATGTCCAAGATTTGGGTGTGAACAACTTGGGACACAATGTCTCTCTTGCTGATAGCCTTCGTCCTAATCCTGCTGCTTGGGATTGTGTTATGTGTCATTTTCAGGTAAGATATATGTGGGTTGCGTAGTTTCTTGAGTATCTATACGATTTCCAATAATACTGTAAGCAACATAGATTACTAAAATACTTTAACCTAACACTGCATACACTGGTTACAGGATTAACCAGATGTTTGCACAAGTTCTAAGATTGTCCCATTTGTATTGGGCTTGTAGGTGGCTCATATGTACCCTGGCTGTGCGGTTCTTCCAGACTGCACTGAATGCTGATCTAAAGATCAAATCAGTAGGGCTGTTTTCTGTCCAAGGAGTTAGTATCCAGTTTCACCCCCAGCATACTCTGGTAAGACACACTGTTTACACGACATTTATGTCCTGAGTTCATGCAGTGCAGCCAATCCCATGTCAGGGATACATGTTTGTGCACTTTCCCATGACATATCAAGGGTACTTTTCTATGACTTGGTGAGATATAACAGTGACTCTCTTTATGACAGGAAATTGACAGAATATGGATTTCAAGTAAACTTCTCAACCAGGATTTGCCGTaagttgttttaaataaaacctTAGAGCTACAGATGTTTTATAATCACTAACTAGAGCTTTTAATTCTTGTTATAGTTTGTTATAGTTAGTATAGTTAtctgtgtaattgtgtttttcaggaGATACTTGGCATTATGTGTTGGTGAAACAAGAGTTAGGATTGACCTGCAAGCACCACTGAAACCTTTGGTGAAGAAGAGCCATGGAAAAAAGTCAGGGAAGATTTCTGTCAGCCCCACAACACTACGCTTTCTGTCACAAGTATGGAGCCTCACTATAGGTCAATCTGTTGTTATACTGATCTGTAGACGACGTCTAATTTCCTGTCTTGTGTTCTCAGTTGCTGTCATTCCATGTCAGCTCGATCAATGTGATGGTACTGAACCTAGCACTGTCAGAGTCTCTATGGCACATGACTATCACAGGCATCACCTTGTTACTTGACCACCAGAGTAAAAGGTAACTACatctcttttctgtgtgttgtttctgtctACCACTGATCTAATtgaactatttatttaatttaagcatattttcaaaaaattatCTGAACAGGGAACAtgctgtcatttttaaaaacattttttgcaggTTGGCGTGGGACTTCTCAGTCGGGCAGTTGAGCAGTAAAGTGCTTAAAAGCAGTCAGTTGGTGAGTTCTGTTGCTGCAACTTTAATAGAAAGTTTTGGTTGAACATGTGTGACTAACCTGCTCTCCACTGTAGGACATATGTTTGGCTGAAGTGGCCCTGAGCCTGCTGCTGTCTGGAGATGTGACCCTACCAGATATGAAGCCCGGTTGTCTGTCCTTGAGTGTGAGGACACTCATCGCAGAGTTGCATGAAGGACTGTTCCTTAGCCAACTCCTGCTGCCCCCGTCTCCTGCAAAAAGTGTTCACGATACAGCTGATGAGCAAGCGCATGGTACAGtctctgaaatgtcaaaatgattATTAAAGTTATGTAACAAACTAGAGATGGCAATAATCAGTCAGTCATGAGATGTTCATCTCAAAATGTCAATAAGGACTAGTTCGCTAATTGTAACCCACAATACCACCTTTGATCTTATGTTTTAGTTGACAAGTTATAATTTAACCACCACACAGGACAAAATGTAACAGACCCTCATGAAATGTTCATATAGACACATTTAGGGTTTGGGATATCAtgctttgttgttgtcagcCTACAAGACCATGAGTTGAGGCATATAGGCCTGTATAACCAGTATATAAACCATAGTCTGACCATTAGCTGGTTAATTACAGTTACAAATATATGTTAATCACAATCCTCTCTAATTTCATATGCTCAAATATACTCACAGTAAGTAGCCAGAATGATGATCGTGACAGCATTAATAGTTGTTTTCCACTGGCTTTACATCTAATCTTTTGCTTTATTCTAAAATGCCTGGATATTTACCATCATCTGTGATATTTTTAGTTGTACTGCTAACCAGCAAGAAAATGAGGACAAGGTCATATCATGCAGCTCTGCTTGACCTCTGTAGGTGCTTGAAATGTCTACTTGCTTAATGATTAATAGAATTTTAACCTCCTTAATTACATAAAGAAGAAGTTttacaattatttaaaaagtaaGAGAAAGTAAGTCAGTTTGACATAACATAAAAATTCAagtgttaaatgtatttttctatatATCTCCAGGTCTTTTGGCCACTGAACAACTGAAtgagaaatcaaataaatgttgttgttaaaaGTAGGTCAGACATGGTTAAAATTAGCAGTTCTGCCCATATAAATGCACACTAACAATCACAAggtaaaaaaagaggaaatgacatATAAGCTCACTCGAGTATTTCCATgcaaacacattcaacacatttCTTTATCTGATATTCCTGTTAAGTAAGCTGCAACAATTTCAATAATACTACATACATAATACAGTAGATAACATTGTGATTTGATGGTATTAATTCTGTTTCCTTTCAGAGTATGAAAGCACTGAGTTCATCCAGACTGAGGCTGTGGAACGATTTCATCGGCTGATTCCCCACAAGGTCAATGTGGAATTTGATAATACAAATGTAACCCTGTCCATGCACAGCCAGAAAAGGTAAGTCAGTGTTTTACCATCAGCTGCCCACATTTTATGTTTCTACAGTTTGATTCCCTGTTGAATGACATATTGACTTAAACATTATATGGCACTTTTTCTCATCTGTATAGACACCTGAACTGGACTCTGAAGTCTTTAAAGGTCTCCTATGGACGTGACAATGAACAGCTTCCTCTTAAAAGCTTCACTCCTGAACTGAGCTTTCCCCAGAGCAGCCTGGAGCTCCTTCTGGAGGGTCAGTGGACATCTGGGCACCAGACGCAAGGCAGACAGAGTTGCATGAAGGAAAAAGATAAGAATAACAtgttcttgtcttttttttaattggcagATGGGCTTCTCCTCTCTCAAAGTAGGCAAAGAATCCTTTGTGTGAACACTCTGAAGACATCCCTGCAGGCAAGGAAGATGCTTGACAGTCACATCGTCTGGTCAAAGCTTCTTAAATAGATGACTCATAATTTTGACTTTTGTATCTcatgtttttgaaaatttaGGTTACATCAATTGACATCTCAGGGTCATTCACTGTCTGCACTTGCATCATCCACTACCGTCACCAGGAATTCTCCCATTGGCTAAATCTGTTTCCATGGGAACAGCTTATCCACAGGAAAGCAGCACATAAAAAGAGGCAAGTTGCAAAAGCAAACTCAAAGGTTTAAATTAAGACTTAGGTTGGGGGCATTATAACCAGATATGTTCTTGGGATGATTGAGTCTGTATTGTGTCACCACTTTGCTTAAATCTCCCACTGCAAAGAAGCTAATATTCTAATACCTTTTGCTATCTTCTGTTTCTCAtccatgtgtttttctgtgtgtgtgtctgcatcacTCATTCTGTATTGTTTTTCCGtaactttattgtgttgtgtaGTCCATTAGATTATTTGCCCACCCTTATGTTCCTCAGGCACCTCCCTCACCTGGATGCTCCTGTGATGATCACTTCCTCTGTGTCCAATGTTAATGTGTCTGTTCAGCTGGGAGACACAACACCTTTTGCTCTAGGCTTCCTGTCAGCCACCGCAGGTACTGTAGGCCTTTCACATGCTGCACATACAGAGAAAGGCAGGTGAACATCATATGATCTCATTGCTACAGTGCGAAATGAGGTCATTGTTTCATTAAAGTATAACCTCAACACAATGCGTTACGAAATAGCACTTAATGTTATTACTCTACATCATGTGCAAGTCCTTCACTCCTATTACCGCACATTTTCCTTCAATAAATCTGCATggtttttattctgaaggaaATGTTTGGGACAGCTTTTTTTCAAACACATCAAACTAGATTAGATAAAGTCTCTTAAGAGTGCGCTTTAAATGTTACACATTAACTTGTTCTCCTTTTACCACTGTTGATTTCACAGCTTTTTATCCAGAAAGGcttaaataactataaatatatCTAAATATTTTTCCTCAAAGTAATGTTGAGATATGACTGCTTCCTCTCCATGTCTACAGAACTGCAGCATCTTCTTGACATTAAAGTTGAAAAGGAGAGCCCAGAGTCCCAGAATGTGCACCAGCGGGCCTCCCTGTCCCTGGACAACTTCTGGTGGAGAGTGGGTCAGGGGTCTCATATCCAACAAGCACCCCACCCTCCTGGTAAACATGTGTGGGGAGAAGCACTCATTTTGGACTCGCTCAGTCTTCAGGTAGGAAACACAAATAATCACGAAGCATTTAGAAACTTATTTTATTGACTGTATGATCATGCTTTAGACTAATTTTCACACGcacatttttttgaaatatataaGCAATAATGTTAATTCGTACACCCATATATCTACACAGCCACACCATTGCTTATCAGCAGCCTTCTCTAAACTGCCAagtgttttttctattttctataattcttttctttgcatgatttttttaaatatagatttTGTGATTCCCCCAACCACAAATTAGATGAAA
The Seriola aureovittata isolate HTS-2021-v1 ecotype China chromosome 4, ASM2101889v1, whole genome shotgun sequence genome window above contains:
- the glod4 gene encoding glyoxalase domain-containing protein 4 codes for the protein MALRRALHFVFKVGDRTKTATFYRDVLGMKVLRHEEFEEGCKATCNGPYDGKWSKTMVGFGPEDDHFVAELTYNYGVGEYQLGNDFLGLTLQSSQAVSNAKRLGWPLTEVGEALYLTQAPGGYRFYLVDKEQPPKDPVQKVCLGVSDLQRSTHYWTTLLGMKVMEKNEEKKTVLMGFTDTQCKLELHDISGTVDHATAFGRIAFSCPREQLPDLEALMKKENQKILTPLVSLDTPGKATVEVVILADPDGHEICFVGDEAFKQLSMVDPKGNDLLDKAMAEDKSDEWFAKHKRQKAAA